One region of Bacillota bacterium genomic DNA includes:
- a CDS encoding HD domain-containing phosphohydrolase, translating into MRWLRWFRHLWTIYSWGAVAAFGAATFWFRADLCTPRVVEILFLALMAMIARQLPVMKWGLVVSTEWVAYFTGVLHLPPVAAGWVPFLTVFGLQVIVVFQRRSRLPGQVRPLLEDAAFAAARLGLGMMGAVALVRGGRDVFAAGWPAGAWLVLLCWLACVGLTGLLEAVAGALRYLVNPAREVTRYLTETGPAWLLALPLGFVLHVLLHLYGTTTVAATLVVLLVMLLLYTLLVFADMQGAYWDTVHTLVQTMESRDQVTPGEGQRGACLAAALARKLHLPEARVRAIYLGALLRDIGLVGLDERLAGRAGVLSAADYCRVWAHAVIGGRILEPLPHMKGAALAIRHHHERWDGSGYPDGLRGSEIPVEARLVALADAYVAMTCDRPFRRAMSEQKAWEQISRGQGVQFDPRLVRLFRQVVGEEACWGRNAFKRHYTLLPGS; encoded by the coding sequence TTGAGGTGGTTGCGGTGGTTCCGGCACCTCTGGACCATATACAGTTGGGGAGCGGTGGCGGCTTTCGGGGCTGCCACCTTCTGGTTCCGGGCGGACCTGTGCACACCCCGGGTAGTGGAAATACTTTTCCTGGCCCTCATGGCGATGATTGCCCGCCAGCTCCCGGTGATGAAATGGGGCCTGGTGGTATCCACGGAATGGGTGGCCTACTTTACGGGGGTCCTGCATCTTCCCCCGGTGGCGGCGGGCTGGGTGCCCTTCCTGACAGTATTCGGGCTGCAGGTCATCGTCGTTTTCCAGCGTCGTTCCCGGCTGCCCGGACAGGTGAGGCCGCTTCTAGAAGATGCCGCATTTGCAGCAGCCCGCCTGGGCCTGGGAATGATGGGCGCGGTGGCGCTGGTGCGCGGCGGGCGGGATGTCTTCGCCGCGGGGTGGCCTGCCGGGGCGTGGCTGGTGCTGCTGTGCTGGCTGGCATGCGTGGGACTGACGGGTCTCCTGGAAGCAGTGGCAGGGGCGTTGCGTTATCTGGTCAACCCGGCACGGGAAGTCACCCGGTACCTGACCGAGACGGGACCGGCGTGGCTGCTGGCCCTTCCTCTCGGGTTCGTGCTTCACGTGCTGCTCCACCTGTACGGTACCACGACGGTGGCGGCCACCCTGGTGGTGCTCCTGGTGATGTTGCTCCTGTACACGTTGCTGGTCTTTGCCGATATGCAGGGAGCGTACTGGGATACCGTGCACACCCTGGTGCAGACCATGGAATCCCGCGACCAGGTCACTCCCGGAGAAGGGCAGCGGGGAGCCTGCCTGGCCGCTGCCCTGGCACGCAAACTCCATCTCCCCGAGGCGCGGGTGCGGGCCATTTACCTGGGGGCGTTGCTCCGGGACATCGGACTGGTGGGACTGGACGAGCGGCTGGCGGGACGCGCCGGCGTCCTTTCGGCGGCGGACTACTGCCGGGTCTGGGCACATGCGGTGATCGGGGGGCGCATTCTGGAGCCGCTGCCCCACATGAAGGGGGCTGCCCTGGCCATCCGGCACCATCACGAGCGGTGGGATGGCAGTGGGTACCCCGACGGTCTGAGGGGGAGCGAGATTCCGGTGGAAGCACGCCTGGTGGCCCTGGCGGATGCGTATGTGGCCATGACGTGCGACCGGCCGTTCCGGCGGGCGATGTCGGAACAGAAAGCATGGGAGCAGATTTCGCGGGGCCAGGGGGTGCAGTTTGACCCCCGCCTGGTGCGCCTGTTCCGGCAGGTGGTGGGGGAGGAGGCATGCTGGGGGCGGAATGCTTTTAAGCGTCATTATACTCTCCTTCCTGGTAGCTGA
- a CDS encoding DUF5317 domain-containing protein, with product MLLSVIILSFLVAELRGGRIRNLARADFHRLEWVLAAAFIHVGLQVAAGRGWITSAWWTGLLNVLGHFLALYAVVPNLRLPGMPLVTVGLLLNLAVIAANGGRMPVSVAALEAVGLGRLVPVLASGGVPTHTLMDESTRLAFLGDVFRLPPPFWRPCAFSPGDAVLAVGIFVLVQALMGAGRLRNRRSKDPNPGLRPGEG from the coding sequence ATGCTTTTAAGCGTCATTATACTCTCCTTCCTGGTAGCTGAACTGCGGGGCGGGCGCATCCGCAACCTGGCCCGTGCCGATTTTCACCGGCTGGAGTGGGTGCTGGCCGCCGCATTTATCCACGTGGGACTGCAGGTGGCCGCAGGCCGGGGGTGGATCACATCGGCATGGTGGACGGGTCTGCTCAACGTGCTGGGGCACTTCCTGGCCCTGTACGCGGTGGTGCCCAATCTGCGGCTTCCCGGTATGCCGCTCGTTACCGTGGGGTTACTCCTGAACCTGGCAGTCATCGCCGCCAACGGGGGAAGGATGCCGGTTTCCGTTGCCGCCCTGGAGGCGGTGGGGCTGGGCCGCCTGGTTCCCGTGCTGGCGAGCGGTGGTGTTCCCACTCACACCCTGATGGACGAAAGCACCAGATTGGCTTTCCTGGGAGACGTGTTCCGGCTCCCGCCGCCGTTCTGGCGACCGTGTGCGTTCAGCCCGGGCGACGCCGTCCTTGCCGTGGGCATATTCGTTCTTGTGCAGGCCCTCATGGGAGCAGGCCGCCTTCGCAACCGCCGCAGCAAGGACCCCAACCCGGGCCTGCGCCCGGGCGAAGGTTGA
- the secA gene encoding preprotein translocase subunit SecA, producing MVKFLTELVTGNSNERELRRLRRVVDRINALEPEVERLSDSGLAGRTAEFKQRLDNGESLDDILPEAFAVVREASRRTLGLRHFDVQLMGGIVLHEGNIAEMKTGEGKTLVATLAAYLNALTGQGVHIVTVNDYLARRDAEWMGPIYRLLGLTVGVVVHGLEFAERRAAYAADITYGTNSEFGFDYLRDNMALSLNEVVQRGLNYAIVDEVDSILIDEARTPLIISGPGPRPSDLYYRFARVVRYLKEGEDYQVDEKARTVVPTEQGVARAEKLAGVKNLYAEGTDLSHYLINALKAHALMKRDRDYVVKDGQVIIVDEFTGRLMFGRRYSDGLHQAIEAKEGLRIQRENQTIASITLQNYFRMYRKLAGMTGTAATEAEEFRKIYGMDVVVIPTHKPMIRIDHPDVVYKTERAKFQAVVNEIEECYRRGQPVLVGTISIEKSERLSEMLKRRGIPHQVLNAKHHEKEAQIIARAGQKGQVTIATNMAGRGVDIVLGEGVADLGGLHVIGTERHEARRIDNQLRGRSGRQGDPGSSRFYLSLEDDLMRLFGGEMIANIMDRLRIPEDEAIDHPMISRAIERAQKRVEAHNFDIRRRVLQYDDVMNKQREIIYRQRRQVLEGADLRDQVMEMVREVVGELVDTFVPVRVHPEEWDLEGLAAQLAARLGLEGLELEGRSREELLEYLCAEAEGLYARVEEAIGADRARELERLVLLRVVDYHWMDHLAAMDDLREGIVLRAYAQKDPLIEYQLEAFEMFNAMIHSIRSQVVGILFRAGLEQLRAGTHAGVVVPGGSGSAAARASGAPAAGRQVAGAVAVGPAPGRAVATGGTPAAGGGTVGTAAAGGGVAPAAGSGHKKVGRNDPCPCGSGKKYKKCCGRTA from the coding sequence ATGGTGAAATTCCTGACGGAACTGGTGACCGGGAATTCCAACGAGCGGGAGCTGCGCCGCCTTCGCCGGGTAGTCGATCGCATCAACGCTTTAGAACCGGAGGTGGAACGTCTCAGCGATTCCGGGTTGGCGGGGCGGACGGCGGAGTTCAAGCAGCGCCTGGACAACGGCGAGAGCCTGGACGACATCCTGCCGGAGGCTTTTGCCGTGGTGCGGGAGGCGTCACGGCGCACCCTGGGCTTGCGCCACTTCGACGTCCAGCTCATGGGGGGCATCGTCCTCCACGAGGGTAACATCGCTGAGATGAAGACGGGCGAGGGCAAAACCCTGGTGGCTACCCTCGCCGCGTATCTGAACGCCCTTACCGGGCAGGGGGTCCACATCGTCACCGTCAACGATTACCTGGCCCGGCGAGATGCGGAGTGGATGGGCCCTATCTACCGCCTGCTCGGGCTCACCGTGGGTGTGGTCGTTCACGGCCTGGAGTTCGCCGAGCGGCGGGCGGCTTACGCTGCCGACATCACCTACGGTACCAACAGCGAGTTCGGGTTCGACTACCTGCGCGACAACATGGCCCTCAGCCTGAACGAGGTGGTACAGCGGGGGCTCAACTACGCCATCGTGGACGAGGTGGACAGCATCCTTATCGACGAGGCCCGCACCCCTCTCATCATCTCGGGCCCCGGTCCGCGGCCTTCCGATCTGTATTACCGGTTTGCCCGCGTGGTGAGGTACCTTAAGGAAGGCGAGGACTACCAGGTCGACGAAAAGGCGCGCACGGTGGTGCCTACCGAGCAGGGGGTGGCCAGGGCCGAGAAGCTGGCCGGGGTGAAAAACCTCTACGCGGAGGGCACGGACCTCTCCCACTATCTGATCAACGCCCTGAAGGCCCACGCCCTCATGAAGAGGGACCGGGACTACGTGGTCAAGGACGGCCAGGTCATCATCGTGGACGAGTTCACCGGGAGGCTCATGTTCGGGCGCCGGTACTCGGACGGGCTTCACCAGGCCATCGAGGCCAAAGAAGGCCTGCGCATCCAGAGGGAAAACCAGACCATCGCCAGTATTACCCTGCAGAACTACTTCCGCATGTACCGGAAGCTGGCGGGCATGACGGGCACCGCGGCCACCGAGGCGGAGGAGTTCCGCAAGATTTACGGGATGGACGTGGTGGTCATCCCCACTCACAAGCCCATGATCCGCATCGACCACCCCGACGTGGTGTACAAGACCGAGCGGGCCAAGTTCCAGGCGGTGGTCAACGAAATAGAGGAGTGTTACCGGCGCGGACAGCCCGTCCTGGTGGGGACCATCTCCATAGAGAAGTCCGAGCGCCTGAGCGAGATGCTCAAGCGGCGCGGCATCCCCCACCAGGTGCTCAACGCCAAGCACCACGAGAAAGAAGCTCAGATCATAGCCAGAGCGGGCCAGAAGGGACAGGTCACCATCGCCACCAACATGGCCGGGCGAGGGGTGGACATCGTCCTGGGTGAAGGGGTGGCGGATCTGGGGGGCCTGCACGTCATCGGTACCGAGCGACATGAGGCCCGCCGCATAGACAACCAGCTGCGCGGCCGCTCGGGGCGGCAGGGAGATCCCGGTTCTTCCCGCTTCTACCTGTCGCTTGAGGACGATCTCATGCGCCTTTTCGGGGGCGAGATGATCGCAAACATCATGGATCGACTGCGGATCCCCGAAGACGAGGCCATCGATCATCCTATGATTTCCCGGGCAATAGAACGCGCCCAGAAACGGGTGGAAGCCCACAACTTCGACATCCGCCGCCGCGTCCTGCAGTACGACGACGTGATGAACAAGCAGCGGGAGATCATCTACCGGCAGCGGCGGCAGGTACTGGAAGGGGCGGACCTGCGCGACCAGGTGATGGAGATGGTCCGCGAAGTGGTGGGCGAGCTGGTGGACACCTTCGTCCCCGTGCGGGTTCACCCGGAGGAATGGGATCTGGAAGGGCTGGCCGCCCAACTGGCCGCCCGCCTGGGGCTCGAGGGCCTGGAACTGGAGGGTCGCTCCCGCGAGGAACTGCTGGAGTACCTGTGTGCAGAGGCGGAGGGACTTTATGCCCGCGTCGAGGAGGCCATAGGTGCTGATCGTGCGCGGGAATTGGAGCGGCTGGTCCTGCTGCGCGTGGTGGACTACCACTGGATGGACCACCTGGCGGCCATGGATGACCTGCGCGAGGGTATTGTCCTGCGCGCCTATGCGCAGAAAGATCCTCTCATCGAGTACCAGCTGGAAGCCTTCGAGATGTTCAATGCCATGATCCACAGCATCCGCTCCCAGGTGGTGGGCATCCTCTTCCGGGCCGGCCTGGAGCAGCTGCGGGCCGGAACTCATGCGGGGGTAGTGGTGCCAGGCGGCTCCGGTTCAGCCGCCGCGCGCGCGTCCGGTGCCCCGGCAGCCGGGCGTCAGGTTGCCGGTGCCGTGGCCGTCGGGCCGGCGCCTGGCCGTGCAGTGGCGACGGGCGGTACCCCGGCGGCGGGCGGGGGTACGGTTGGGACTGCGGCTGCGGGCGGAGGCGTGGCGCCGGCCGCGGGGAGCGGGCACAAGAAGGTGGGGAGGAACGATCCCTGTCCGTGCGGCAGCGGCAAGAAGTACAAGAAGTGCTGCGGTCGCACTGCGTGA
- the prfB gene encoding peptide chain release factor 2 (programmed frameshift) translates to MFAEAEKVLQEVKEKLAEMGDSLDLAGKKARIAEIQDKLAQPDAWASPDQAQSLGRELGSLQGLVERFEGLSRECEDLGELLDLAAADGDESMGQQLYRDARELANQVGQLEMELLLAGPYDGRNAIVSIHAGAGGTDAQDWASMLLRLYTRWAENHGFRVQVVDVLPGEEAGIKNATLVVNGPFAYGYLKAEKGVHRLVRHSPFDANARRHTSFALVEVLPEIEAEEDVEIDPADLRIDTFRSSGAGGQHVNKTDSAVRITHIPTGIVVTCQNERSQHANRLMAMRVLKSRLLALREQERQKEIAALKGAHQEIAWGNQIRSYVLDPYTLVKDHRTSCEKGNVQAVLDGEIDDFIHAYLLHTARHRNNSPVRTP, encoded by the exons ATGTTTGCGGAAGCGGAGAAAGTGCTGCAGGAAGTGAAAGAGAAGCTGGCGGAAATGGGTGATTCCCTT GACCTGGCGGGCAAGAAGGCCCGCATAGCGGAAATCCAGGACAAGCTGGCTCAGCCCGACGCGTGGGCTTCGCCCGATCAGGCGCAGAGCCTGGGGAGGGAACTGGGGAGCCTGCAGGGCCTCGTGGAGAGGTTCGAGGGTTTAAGCAGGGAGTGCGAGGACCTGGGCGAACTGCTGGATCTGGCGGCGGCGGACGGCGACGAGTCGATGGGCCAGCAGTTGTATCGGGATGCCCGGGAACTGGCGAATCAGGTGGGACAGCTGGAGATGGAATTGCTCCTGGCCGGGCCTTACGACGGCCGTAATGCCATCGTGTCCATCCATGCCGGGGCCGGGGGTACCGACGCTCAGGACTGGGCCAGCATGCTCCTGCGCCTTTACACCCGCTGGGCCGAGAATCACGGATTCCGGGTACAGGTGGTGGACGTCCTCCCCGGAGAAGAAGCGGGGATCAAGAACGCCACCCTGGTGGTGAACGGGCCCTTCGCATATGGATATCTGAAGGCGGAAAAGGGTGTCCACCGGCTGGTGCGCCATTCGCCTTTCGATGCCAACGCCCGGCGGCACACCTCCTTCGCGCTGGTGGAAGTCCTCCCCGAAATCGAGGCCGAGGAGGACGTGGAAATCGACCCGGCCGATCTCAGGATCGACACCTTCCGTTCCAGCGGCGCGGGCGGCCAGCATGTCAACAAGACCGACTCGGCGGTGCGCATCACCCACATTCCCACGGGGATCGTGGTGACCTGCCAGAACGAGAGGTCCCAGCATGCCAACCGGCTGATGGCTATGCGGGTACTGAAGTCGAGGCTGCTGGCGCTCAGGGAGCAGGAGAGGCAGAAGGAAATCGCTGCCCTGAAGGGCGCGCACCAGGAGATCGCCTGGGGGAATCAGATCCGGTCGTACGTGCTGGATCCCTACACCCTGGTGAAGGACCACCGGACCAGTTGCGAGAAGGGTAACGTCCAGGCAGTCCTGGACGGGGAAATCGACGACTTCATCCACGCTTACCTGCTGCACACTGCCCGCCACAGGAACAACTCCCCGGTGCGTACCCCGTAG
- a CDS encoding DUF2993 domain-containing protein, with amino-acid sequence MRRTMLAVVGSLVVALVLAQVLIPVFLARRVEAALESRLDMQGLKVRVEVFPFFKLIAGGIDALRVEGENLAAGDLNLDRLEAAVTSLRLDVPGLWRTGTLTWSDPGQARVRMEVSEDSLNRFLQAHLGPGVRVVVTEGRMEIVSALVVGGQETPVSVTGVPVVNPDGSVGFRVEEVNLAGQAVPQAVRDMALRFMGFPGGRIEVGQLPWPVKPEQIILKDRMVVLVAGGGTP; translated from the coding sequence ATGCGCAGGACGATGCTGGCCGTGGTCGGGAGCCTGGTGGTGGCGCTGGTGCTGGCGCAGGTGCTGATACCGGTTTTCCTGGCGCGCCGGGTGGAGGCGGCCCTGGAAAGCCGCCTTGACATGCAGGGGCTGAAGGTGCGGGTGGAGGTTTTTCCCTTCTTCAAGCTCATCGCGGGAGGAATAGACGCCCTCCGGGTCGAAGGGGAGAACCTGGCTGCCGGCGATTTGAACCTGGACCGGCTGGAAGCTGCTGTAACCTCGCTGCGCCTGGATGTACCTGGGCTGTGGCGTACGGGGACCCTGACCTGGAGCGATCCCGGCCAGGCCCGGGTGCGCATGGAGGTTTCCGAGGATAGCCTGAACCGCTTCCTCCAGGCCCACCTGGGACCCGGGGTCAGGGTAGTGGTGACGGAAGGCAGGATGGAAATAGTTTCGGCCCTGGTGGTGGGCGGGCAGGAGACGCCTGTTTCGGTGACAGGAGTGCCGGTGGTGAATCCCGACGGGAGCGTCGGGTTCCGCGTGGAGGAAGTGAACCTGGCCGGGCAGGCGGTGCCCCAGGCAGTGAGGGATATGGCCCTGCGCTTCATGGGATTCCCCGGGGGGCGTATTGAGGTGGGGCAGCTACCCTGGCCGGTGAAGCCGGAACAGATAATCCTGAAGGACAGGATGGTGGTGCTGGTGGCCGGGGGAGGTACGCCGTGA
- a CDS encoding WecB/TagA/CpsF family glycosyltransferase, which yields MSATAGAARVSVLGVGFDAVSPEEAFSLACRWLGEGGGLRLVVTANPETVLKARRLPALGDVINAAALVVADGVGVVWAARRLGRPLPGRVAGIELAERLIEHCSHTGRRVFLLGGRPGSAGRAAVAERAARVLVQRWQGLRVAGTWHGYFSQEEEPRVLETVASSRPALLLCGMGCPRQELWLAQHAGFLEGCGVRVAIGVGGALDVWSGEVRRAPLFLRRWGLEWLWRLGQDPRRLGRQVQLLRFVMEVLAHGSG from the coding sequence GTGAGCGCCACCGCGGGGGCCGCGCGGGTGAGCGTGCTGGGCGTGGGGTTTGATGCCGTCTCGCCCGAAGAGGCCTTTTCCCTGGCCTGCCGCTGGCTCGGGGAAGGCGGCGGTCTGCGACTGGTGGTGACGGCCAACCCGGAGACCGTACTGAAAGCGCGGCGCCTGCCCGCGCTGGGCGACGTGATCAATGCTGCTGCCCTGGTGGTGGCCGACGGGGTGGGCGTGGTATGGGCGGCCCGCCGGCTGGGAAGGCCTCTGCCGGGACGGGTGGCCGGTATCGAACTGGCCGAGAGGTTGATCGAGCATTGTTCACATACGGGACGGCGCGTGTTCCTCCTGGGGGGCCGGCCGGGTTCTGCCGGGCGGGCGGCCGTGGCGGAGAGAGCGGCTCGGGTCCTGGTCCAGCGCTGGCAGGGTCTCAGGGTGGCAGGTACGTGGCACGGCTACTTTTCACAGGAAGAGGAACCCCGGGTGCTGGAGACGGTGGCGAGCTCCCGCCCCGCCCTGCTCCTTTGCGGGATGGGGTGCCCCCGGCAGGAGCTCTGGCTGGCGCAGCATGCCGGCTTCCTGGAGGGCTGCGGGGTGCGGGTCGCCATCGGTGTCGGGGGCGCACTGGATGTTTGGTCGGGAGAGGTGAGGCGTGCTCCCCTCTTTCTGCGACGTTGGGGCCTGGAGTGGCTGTGGCGCCTGGGGCAGGATCCCCGGCGGCTGGGACGGCAAGTGCAACTGCTGAGGTTTGTAATGGAGGTCTTAGCACATGGAAGCGGCTGA
- a CDS encoding transketolase translates to MEAAEVAQGVNELEQIARRVRRHIVGMIGEAGSGHPGGSLSCADILVALYFRVLNVDPRWPDWPGRDRFVLSKGHACPALYAVLAERGFFPVEELWTLRRLGSPLQGHPDMRKTPGVEASTGSLGQGLSIALGMALASRLDGAAWRVYVLLGDGEIQEGQVWEAAMAAAHYRADNLTAILDWNGLQIDGPNDQVMSIRPVADKWRAFGWEVREIDGHRFCEILEALAWARTVRGRPAIILAHTVKGRGVSFMEGQVDWHGKAPSPPQVEQALAELEGEA, encoded by the coding sequence ATGGAAGCGGCTGAGGTGGCGCAGGGCGTAAACGAACTCGAGCAGATAGCGCGCCGGGTCAGGCGACACATCGTGGGCATGATCGGGGAAGCCGGATCGGGCCACCCCGGGGGATCCCTGTCCTGCGCTGACATACTGGTGGCCCTGTACTTCCGTGTCCTGAATGTCGATCCCCGGTGGCCGGACTGGCCCGGCAGGGACCGCTTCGTGCTCTCCAAGGGGCACGCCTGCCCTGCCCTTTACGCCGTGCTGGCCGAGAGGGGTTTCTTCCCCGTGGAGGAACTGTGGACATTGCGGCGGCTCGGGTCTCCCCTGCAGGGGCATCCCGACATGCGCAAGACGCCCGGCGTGGAGGCTTCCACCGGCTCCCTGGGGCAGGGGCTTTCGATTGCATTGGGCATGGCCCTGGCTTCCCGCCTGGACGGGGCAGCCTGGCGGGTGTACGTTTTGCTGGGTGACGGTGAGATCCAGGAGGGGCAGGTGTGGGAGGCGGCCATGGCGGCTGCCCACTACCGGGCGGACAACCTCACCGCCATCCTGGACTGGAACGGCCTGCAGATCGACGGGCCCAACGACCAGGTGATGAGTATTCGGCCGGTGGCGGACAAGTGGCGCGCCTTCGGTTGGGAAGTGAGGGAAATCGACGGGCATCGCTTTTGCGAGATCCTGGAGGCGCTCGCGTGGGCCCGCACCGTCCGGGGCCGGCCGGCCATCATCCTGGCCCACACGGTGAAGGGCAGGGGGGTTTCCTTTATGGAAGGCCAGGTGGATTGGCACGGAAAGGCACCTTCGCCGCCGCAGGTGGAGCAGGCGCTGGCCGAACTGGAGGGAGAGGCATGA